The DNA window AATTCGAACAAGGCATTTAATTCTGAATTTGCAAGGGCTTGCAACTCACTTAGCCACGCGGAGAAAATGGGGCTTATTGAAAATAGTTTAAAGCATTATATAAAGCCTGACCCAGATAGAAATTCATATGATTTCTACCACTCTCTTGATGATTTGGTCGATGCCCAGTGCATGCTGCAATCAAGAAAGCCTGGCTCTATTTTGAGGCACAACGAGTATTGCGCCAAGCTGGAATTATGGGATGCTAAAGCTATAGAAGTTGGAGAGTCACGCCCGGTAGCCGTAGCAACGTTGATAGAGTTCAATATCGAAATGTTGTCCGCTGCGCGTTATATTGAGGATGAGGGCTACGATGGAAAATTGATCTCGGATTTTCTTGAGCGTCAATTTTCTTGGCTTGGCCAAAATGCTGCGCTTGGCAAGGAAGACACGCTAAAAAAGCTTTCGGGACTGTCTTTTCATGAAAGAAAAACTGTTGCGAAAAAGGTCTGTGAGGCGCTCCGTCAAGGCGTTTCGCTTTGTATTTACGAGAAAGATAAGGAAGGAAGTCGAATTCGAGAATTGAGCCTGCTTGACTTCAATGCCTATGACATTATGCGTGGGATCGAGCTCTTTCTTTCTTCCAAGCTTCTCCAGCCTCCGACTGCGGCCGGTCCAACTATCAAGTCCAGCCTGTAGTGGTATGCGCTTATGCTGGTCAGCTGGATTACTCGTCCGTATTCAAAGGCCATTACCGGAGGGTTCTTTGTGCCTGCAGCGTCTTGCGGGCACAACCGACGCGATGCCTGTTGTCGACTCCCCGTAATTCAATGCCAGGGCGAATTCAACTCTGATTCGCAACGCTGTTAAGGACCTCCTCGGAGAAGACTTCGAGGGGCGTTTTGAATCCGAGTATCTTGCGCGGACGATTGTAGAGCCGCTGCTCGATCCATCGTAGGTGCGCATCGGCGATGGTGCTGAAATCGGTCTGTCGTGGCAAGTACTGGCGCGTCAACCCGTTGGCATTTTCGTTGCTGCCTCGCTGCCATGCGCAGTACGGATCTGCAAAGTAGAAATCACTCTGCAAGCAGGCGGCAATGAGCCGATGATCAGCAAACTCCCTGCCATTGTCGGCGGTGAGGGTGTGCACTGTCTGGCGTAGACCACCCAGGCGCTGGACGATGGCGTTGCGTACGTTCTCGGCGGTGCCGTCAGGCGAGTAAGCCAGCAGATGCAGGCGACTGCGGCGTTCGGTCATGCTGACCACCACGGCCTTTCCGTGTGAGGCCCTGATGGTATCCAGCTCCCAGTCACCGATGCGGCTGCGTTGCTCCACCACGCTTGGGCGCTGTGTCCAGCTGCGTCGATGTGTCAGCTGTCCGCGGCCATCGCGCACGCCCCGCCGCCGGCGCTTGCGGCGGCGCTTGCGTCGATGCGTGAACAACTAACTGACCACCGCGCTTCTGGTCGGCGTAGATGTGCCGATAGATCCATTCGTGACTGGCCAAGCCGGTGCGACCGGCAATCTGTTCCGGGCTGAAGTCCTCGCCCAGCAAGATCTCGATCTGTGCGATGCGCTCAGCGTCGATGCGTGGACGCCGGCTGGCCCGTGTGCGCCGATGCTCGCTGATGCGCTGCGCGTGATCGGGCAGATACTGCCGAGCGTGCTGATTGCGGCGCAGTTCGCGGCTGATCGTGCTGGGCGCGCGCTCCAACACACTGGCGATGGCCCGCATCGACATCCCGGTTTCATATAACGCATGTAGACGGTATCGTTCTGCTAGGTCCAGGCGGCTGGATGACATGGGCAACTCCACTTCGCGGTGAAGTCGTTCAGGTCACCTCGCCTGGACCACTTCACAACCGTTGGTGTTGCGAATCAGAGTTGAAGCCGCCGGCCCTGAATTGCAGGCCCGCTGGCCCGACTGGAAGCAGGGCGCTGGTCGGCGAAAGGGCAACGTGATTCTGGCGCAGCGATGCTGAAGGCATAAACGACAACGGGCACCTTGCGGCACCCGTTGTCGTGATTCTTTGTTGCGATGATTCTGTAGAAAGACTCAGTACCGGTAATGATCCGGCTTGTACGGGCCGGCCACGTCCACGCCGAGGTAGTCGGCTTGATCCTTGGTGAGGGTGGTCAGCTTGACGCCGATCTTTTCTAGGTGCAAACGCGCGACTTCTTCGTCCAGGTGCTTGGGCAGGATGTAGACCTTCTTCTCGTAGCTGTCGCGCTTCTCCCATAGGTCTATCTGCGCCAGAGTCTGGTTAGCGAAGGAGTTGGACATGACAAAGCTTGGGTGGCCGGTGGCGCAGCCCAGGTTGACCAGGCGGCCGTCGGCCAGCAGGAAGATCGCATTGCCGTTGCCGAACACGTATTTGTCGACCTGCGGCTTGATGTTGATCTTCTGCACGTCCTTCAATGCATTCAGCGCATCGACCTGGATCTCGTTGTCGAAGTGGCCGATGTTGCAGACGATGGCCTGATCCTTCATCGCCTGCATGTGCTCGACGGTAATGATGTCCTTGTTGCCGGTGGTGGTCACATAGATGTCGCCGCGACCCAGCGTGGATTCGATGGTATTGACCTCGAAGCCTTCCATCGACGCCTGCAGTGCGCAGATCGGGTCGATCTCGGTGACGACGACGCGGGCACCGTAGGCACGCAGCGATGCCGCGCTGCCCTTGCCGACGTCGCCGTAGCCGCATACCACCGCAACCTTGCCGGCCAGCATCACGTCCATCGCGCGCTTGAGGCCATCGGCCAGCGACTCGCGGCAGCCATAGAGGTTGTCGAACTTGCTCTTGGTGACCGAGTCGTTGACGTTGATGGCCGGGATCAGCAGCTTTCCGGCCTCGGCGATCTGATATAGACGGTGCACGCCGGTGGTGGTCTCTTCGGAGACGCCCTTCCAATCCTTGACCACGCGGGTCCAGTAACCCGGGCGCTCGACCGCCACGCGCTTGAGCAACGCCTTGATCACGCCTTCTTCGTGCGAAGAAGCCGGTTCGTCGACCCAGGTGCTGCCGTTTTCGAGCTCATAGCCCTTGTGGATCAGCAGGGTGACGTCGCCGCCGTCGTCCACCACCAGCTCCGGGCCGGTTTGGGTACCGTCGGGCAGGGTGAAGGTCAGTGCGTCCAGAGTGCAATCCCAATACTCTTCCAACGTCTCGCCCTTCCAGGCGAACACGGGCGTACCGGCCGCAGCCATGGCGGCGGCGGCGTGGTCCTGGGTCGAAAAGATGTTGCACGAGGCCCAGCGCACGTTGGCGCCGATATCCTTGAGCGTTTCGATCAGCACAGCGGTCTGGATGGTCATGTGCAGCGAGCCGGTGATGCGCACATCTTTCAGCGGCTTGGTCTGCAAGTGCTTGCGGCGGATCGACATCAGGCCTGGCATTTCGTGCTCGGCGATGTCCAGCTCCTTGCGGCCCCAATCGGCCAGCGAGAGGTCGGCAATCTTGTAATCGGTATGTGGGGCGATTTTCGTGGCAGCGTTCATGCAATTGCTCCGGTAGGCAAACAAATGTCTGCAGTTCCGGGCGCCGTTGAACGGTCAATGCTGGTCGAGCCTGGCCGTAGTGCCTGCACATTCGGTGCAGTTGGCAGATCAGTCCGCCATACCGGTCGCAGCGCCCCTCGACGAGAGCGCCGAGTATATCGGCAGCACCCCCGTCCGGCATGAATTTGGTGCCCATCCCCAATCGACTGCGGGGGAACAGCCGACGAGCGGCTGTTATGGTCCAGGGTCGATCGAGGTCGCTGGCTCGAACACCAGCGTCAACGATGATCTGCGCTGGTTGCCCGATGGCAGCGGCCCGCTGCTGCAGACCATTCGCAACGGCAACGGCCTGTTCCTGCTCGGCGAGGGTGCATCGCCGGAAGGCGCCAGCCCGTTCGTGGATCGCTTTAGATCTGCAGAGCACAACGCGCCACGTGCCTGTTCCATTGGCAGGAGCCGACGTATTCCCCGCCGCTGGCGTTGCTGGATGCGCATGGCATGCAATTGCCGCTCAGTCGCGAATCGTCCGAGGAGCCGGCGGACTATTTCGACGCGCGATGGTTGGTGATGAAACAGTGGCGTATGTCGCGATCATCTAATTCTTTTGGGTTAGTCTTCGACGACTTTGCGCTTGAAGAGGGTGGTGCGTTTCCGATGAACGAATACCGCAGCAGTCTTGTGTTCGCTACCCCCGATCTTCCCCTGCGCGACGATGTGCGTCGGCTCGGTGCACTGGTTGGTGATCTGCTCGCCGAGCAGGTTTCTATGGAATTTCTCGAAGAGATCGAACGCGTCCGCACCACCGCGATCTCGCGGCGCGAGAGCGATGCGCCGCCGTCCACGCTGAGCGAGCAGCTGAGCGGGCGCCAGCCACGGCAGGCCGAGGCGCTGGTGCGGGCCTTCAGCACTTATTTTCAGGTGGTCAACATCGCCGAGCGCGTGCATCGCATCCGCCGCCGCCGCCAATACCAGCGCAGCAGCACCGACACGCCGCAGCCGGACGGCTTGCACGATGCGTTGCGTCGGCTCAAGGCGCAGGGTGTGACGCTGCAAGAACTCAGCGACTGGCTGCCGCGCATCGACGTGGAGCCGGTGTTCACTGCGCATCCCACCGAAGCGGTGCGACGCGCATTGCTGGAAAAAGAACAGCTGATGGTCGCTAGCCTGGTCGCCAACCTGGACGGCATGCGCACGCCCAACGAGCGCGCCACCGATGCGGCGCGCTTCCGCATGGCCTTGACCGCGTCCTGGCAGACCGCCGATTCTTCGCCAGTGCGCCCCACCGTGGAGGACGAGCGCGAGCATGTGGGTTTCTATCTCACCCAGGTGCTCTACCGCGTGGTTCCGGTGGTGTACGAGACCCTCGAACACGCCATCGAAGAAACCTACGGCAGCGTGCCGGTCTTGCCGCGCCTGCTGCGCTTCGGTACCTGGGTAGGTGGCGACATGGACGGCAATCCCAACGTGGATGCTGCCACCATCGCCGGCACGCTGGATGCGCAACGGCGCGCGGTGCTGGACCGGTATCGAAAAGAACTCTGGCAACTGGCCAGCCTGCTCAGTCAGTCGACCACGCTGATCGCGGTCAGCCCGGCATTGAGCGAGCAGCTGGAGCGCTATCGCGCCTTGCTGCCCGATGACGCCGCCCGCTCGCGTCCGCGCCATGGAGACATGCCGTACCGCCTGCTCAACGACCTGATGCGCGCGCGCCTGCAGGCCACGCTGGACGATGCCGAGGGTGCCTACGGCGCTCCGTCGGAGCTGGAACACGATCTGCAATTGATTCTGGACAGCCTGCAGGCCAACAAGGGATTGCACGCCGGTTGGTTCGCGGTGCGCCGTCTGTTGTGGCGGGTGCGGACTTTCGGTTTCCATCTGGCACGGTTGGATGTGCGCCAGGAATCGAGCGTGCATGCGCGCGCGGTGGCTGATGCATTGGGTCAAGCTGATTGGGACGCGCAGGACGCCAAACAACGCGCAGCATTGCTCGGCCCCTATGCATCCGGCGAGCAGGCCTTGCCGCGCGTGCAGGACGAAGGCAATGCGCGGCTGGATGCGGTGTTCGCCGCGCTCGCCGATGCGCGCACCCGCCACGGCGCCGACGCGCTGGGCAGCTATATCATCTCGATGGCGCACAACCGTGCCGACGTGCTCACCGTACTCGCACTGGCGCGGCGCGGGGGGCTGGTCGATAACGCCGGCGCAGTACCGCTGGATATCGTGCCGTTGTTCGAAACAGTGGCCGATCTGCGTGGCGGCACTGGCACCGTGCAGGACCTGCTCGCCGACCCGGTCTATCGCCAACATCTGGCCGCACGCGGCGACACCCAGATGGTCATGCTGGGGTATTCGGACAGCGGCAAGGACGGCGGCATCGCGGCATCGCGTTGGGGTCTGCAGCGCGCCCAAGTCGAACTGCTGGAAGCGGCCGCCGAGCTTGGCGTGCGGCTGACCTTCTTTCATGGTCGCGGTGGCTCGATCGCGCGTGGCGGCGGCAAGACCAGCCGCGCGCTGGATGCCGCCCCGCGCGGCAGCGTCGATGGCCGACTGCGCGTCACCGAGCAGGGCGAGGTGATCCATCGCAAGTACGGCATCCGTGCCTTGGCGCTGCGCTCGCTGGAACAGATGACTGGTGCGGTGCTGTTGTCCAGCCTGCGCCCGCGTGCTCCTGAGCCGCGCGAGGATCGCTGGCGGCCGGTGATGGATCTTGTCGCCGAACGAAGCACGGTCGCGTATCGCGCGTTAGTGGATGCGCCGGATTTTATGCAGTACTTCCGTCTGGCCACGCCGATCGATGTGATCGAACGCATGACGCTGGGTTCGCGCCCGTCGCGGCGCTTGGGCCAGGACGCGGCGTTGTCCAACTTGCGCGCGATTC is part of the Xanthomonas fragariae genome and encodes:
- the ahcY gene encoding adenosylhomocysteinase, with translation MNAATKIAPHTDYKIADLSLADWGRKELDIAEHEMPGLMSIRRKHLQTKPLKDVRITGSLHMTIQTAVLIETLKDIGANVRWASCNIFSTQDHAAAAMAAAGTPVFAWKGETLEEYWDCTLDALTFTLPDGTQTGPELVVDDGGDVTLLIHKGYELENGSTWVDEPASSHEEGVIKALLKRVAVERPGYWTRVVKDWKGVSEETTTGVHRLYQIAEAGKLLIPAINVNDSVTKSKFDNLYGCRESLADGLKRAMDVMLAGKVAVVCGYGDVGKGSAASLRAYGARVVVTEIDPICALQASMEGFEVNTIESTLGRGDIYVTTTGNKDIITVEHMQAMKDQAIVCNIGHFDNEIQVDALNALKDVQKINIKPQVDKYVFGNGNAIFLLADGRLVNLGCATGHPSFVMSNSFANQTLAQIDLWEKRDSYEKKVYILPKHLDEEVARLHLEKIGVKLTTLTKDQADYLGVDVAGPYKPDHYRY
- the ppc gene encoding phosphoenolpyruvate carboxylase; this encodes MNEYRSSLVFATPDLPLRDDVRRLGALVGDLLAEQVSMEFLEEIERVRTTAISRRESDAPPSTLSEQLSGRQPRQAEALVRAFSTYFQVVNIAERVHRIRRRRQYQRSSTDTPQPDGLHDALRRLKAQGVTLQELSDWLPRIDVEPVFTAHPTEAVRRALLEKEQLMVASLVANLDGMRTPNERATDAARFRMALTASWQTADSSPVRPTVEDEREHVGFYLTQVLYRVVPVVYETLEHAIEETYGSVPVLPRLLRFGTWVGGDMDGNPNVDAATIAGTLDAQRRAVLDRYRKELWQLASLLSQSTTLIAVSPALSEQLERYRALLPDDAARSRPRHGDMPYRLLNDLMRARLQATLDDAEGAYGAPSELEHDLQLILDSLQANKGLHAGWFAVRRLLWRVRTFGFHLARLDVRQESSVHARAVADALGQADWDAQDAKQRAALLGPYASGEQALPRVQDEGNARLDAVFAALADARTRHGADALGSYIISMAHNRADVLTVLALARRGGLVDNAGAVPLDIVPLFETVADLRGGTGTVQDLLADPVYRQHLAARGDTQMVMLGYSDSGKDGGIAASRWGLQRAQVELLEAAAELGVRLTFFHGRGGSIARGGGKTSRALDAAPRGSVDGRLRVTEQGEVIHRKYGIRALALRSLEQMTGAVLLSSLRPRAPEPREDRWRPVMDLVAERSTVAYRALVDAPDFMQYFRLATPIDVIERMTLGSRPSRRLGQDAALSNLRAIPWVFAWSQARAVIPGWYGVGSGLQAAVEAGHEDTLREMARDWPFFRTFLDDVAMVLSKGDLRIAELFSRLSGDLHTRFFPGIGDELALTKGWVKALTGQQSLLQHDRRLALSIRLRNPYIDPISVLQVDLLQRWRATDGEDEQLLRALVACVNGVSQGVQNTG